The genomic DNA TCATCGATCCAGCCAGCGCGAAACGCCATGGCTGCCTCCAGTCCGCTCGTGTGTCAGTGGGGACAACATCTTCAGCATCTCAGCGGAGTGCAGGAGCGGGTCGCCCTGGCAGTTCGCAAGCCGACTGTCCTGCAGGTAGCCGCAGCGCCGGAAGACGACCGTCGTGTGAGACGCCGGGGTAGTGAGAAAGCCTTCAGCTCTCGACCACCAACCAGGGCGGTGTCGCCTCGTAGTCCGAAGTCTCGGGCAGCAGTAGGACGGGCGTTTTGGTGACGCTGCTCAAGATCTGCATCAGGGCGACGATGTCCTCGACGTCCTGCGCCTCGCGCACATCGCGAGGGTTGCCCTGGAGATCAATACAGCTCAGATCCCAGAGACAACTCGTCCACGTCTGCCGGCCAACCTTGATCGCAACCGAGAAGCTGCCGTCAAAGACAGGGACCCAGTTTGAGTGCAGCGCGGACCAGTCGGACGCCAGGTCTCGTCCCTTCACAGGCAGGCCTTGCTGCGAAGCCGTCGCGAGGAACTGTAGCCAATGGGCGGGTTCAACCGGCCGGCAAACGACCTCGATCAGTGCCCCGTCGCTGCTAGCGACCACCCTCAAGAGCCTCTGGGACTCGGACGGATCCATCCCACAATGGTGACATCGACGCCTGCAACGCCCTTCCCGCAAGCCGTCCGCCCTATGCAACCAGGGAACGAACTGGCTAGCGGGCCGTAAGGACGCAGAACTTGCACCTTGTGCGAGCCGACCGCCTGCGTTGACCGCAAGCCGTCCGTTCTGCGGTGACGCGCCTGCTCGCCCGCTACCTGCTCGGTTCAGGCTCGGCACGATTCCCGTAAGACCCGCCCGAGAAAAAGCCCGGTGAAGGGGGCTCATACGGAGAAGGTTGACCACGCTCTATCGGCGTCTCACGGTGCTAGAACTGTTCCGATTGCGCCACGTCACCTGAGCCGTTGCAGCCATGTGGAGGGACGGGAGCGGACAAGGAGACTCCTGGCTGCACGAGTCCGACGCTGCACCAGTCCGACTCGGACAGAGATGCGGGCAGCGCGAAACCGATCCCCCTCGGAGCGCCGGGATTCCACCCGTTCGGCGCCCTCCTCCTTCCACTCCCCCCACCAAGTCGGATGGCCGTCGCGCGACCATCAGCAAACGCGTCGAGAGGGACACGGCCTACCCTCGCCCCGTGCCGACCTCGACCGGATCCCTCGTCGCCGTGGTCGGGGGCGGCCTGGCCGGGATGGCCGCGGCCGCCCGCCTGGCCAAGATGGGCCACCGCGTCCGGCTGCACGAGGCGACGGACCGGCTCGGCGGGGCGTGGGCGCCGTACGCGCTGGCGGGCCCCGACGCCGGGCCGGCGCCCGTGCTGGTCGACGACGCCCCGGCCGTGCTGACCTTCCCCGCGCCGTGGCGCGACCTGTTCCGCAAGAGCGGGCGGCCGCTCGAGGCCGAGCTGGCCCGCGCCGGGTACGCGCTCGCGCCGGCCCCGCCCACCGTGGTCCACCACGATGACGGCAGCAGCCTCGCCCTGCCCAGCGACCGCGGCGAGCAGCAGGAGGTGCTGCTCCGCGCGTACGGGCCAGCGGCGGCCGCCCGCTGGCAGCACCTCCTCGACTCCCTCGACGACGTCTGGCAGGCGCTGCGCCCGCTCGGGCTGGAGGAGCCCTGGGAGCCCGGTTCGCTGAACCGCGACCTCGCCCGCCGCCTGCGGTCGCGCCGGAGCCTCGCCGACCTCGCCGACGACCTCGGCGACCCGCACCTGCGCGCGCTGGTGCGCGCGACCGCGTACCGGCTGGGCACCACACCGGAGCAGGCCCCCGCGCTCGCCGCGGTCGGCCTGCTCGTGGAGCGGACGTTCGGCCGCTGGCAGGTCGTCGCCGAGCGGGGCCGCCCGCTCGACACGGGCCGCACCTCCGTGTTGGTCGAGACCCTGGCCGCGCGGCTCGGGCTGCGGAAGGTCGAGGTGCGGCTGGGCTCCCGCGTCGAGGGGGTCGAGACCGCCGACCGAGCGGTGACGGGCGTCCGGACGTCCGACGCCGGGACCGAGCCGGCCGACGCCGTCGTCCTCGCCGTCGACCCCTGGACGGCTGCGTCCCTGGCCCCCGCGCCGACCGCGCGGTCGTTGCGCCGGTCGCTGCGCCGGGCGTCCCCGGCCCGGCTCCCCCGGGCCGAGCACGTGCTCCTCGAGGAGGGCGGGTCCGGCGACTCCCCGGCCCCCGGGCAGCCCGTGGCCGAGCACCTCCACCTCGACGCCGACGGGCGGCCGCTGGTGGTGACGCTCCGGCGACTCGGTGACCGGCTGGTCCGGACCACCGTGGACCACCGGGCGGACCACCTCGAGGACCGGCCCGGGGCGGGGCTCGTGACCGACGGCTTCCGCGGCTGGCGCCGACGGCCAGGCACCGCCACGCCCACCCCCGGCCTGGCCCTCGCCGGAGCCGCCTCCCCCAGCGGCCCGAGCCCCTGGGCGGTGGCGCAGAGCGGGGCTCTCGCGGCGTACGCCGTGGCCGGGCGGCGCGACTAGCCGCAGTCCGGGGACCCCTCGGGAGGGGGTTCTCCACCCCTCGGCCGGACCTCGGTCTCGGCCGGGTCGGGCCCGCCGACGCCGCCGTATAGTGGGCCGTCCGTTTTGCCCCTGCCGTACCCCCACCGGATGGATGACCCTGTTGGTGACCGAGGCGCGCCCCGACCCGCTCGCGAGCGAGATCGCTGTCGAGCAGGCGCACGTCGACCTCGTCTACGCCCGGCTCGGCGAGGCGACCCGCTCGGCCCAGCAGGTCGCGACCGCCGGCCGTTCGCTGCACAGCTCCGACCGTGAGTCCTACGTGCGCGAGGAGGACGGCACCCGCCTCTACGAGCGCGACGTCTTCGCCTTCCAGTCGGCCAAGCGGCTCGCCGTCCTCGACGCCGAGCACGAGGGCCTCGTCTTCGGCCGCCTCGACCGCACCGACGGCGAGGTCCGCTACGTCGGCCGCATCGGTGTGCGCGACGAGGACTACGAACCGCTGGTGATCGACTGGCGCGCCCCGGCCGCCGAGCCCTTCTACCGCGCCACGCCGACCCAGCCGATGCAGGTGGTCCGTCGCCGGGTGCTGCGCTGCCAGGGGCCGACGGTCGTCGGCATCGAGGACGACCTGCTCGACTCCGAGAACGCCGACGGCGGCCTCGTGGTGATCGGCGAGGGTGCGCTGATGGCCGCGCTCTCCCGGGCCCGCGGGCACCAGATGCGCGACATCGTCGCCACGATCCAGGCCGAGCAGGACGAGGCCATCCGCGCGCCCTACCAGGGCTTCACGCTGATCTCGGGCGGCCCCGGGACCGGCAAGACGGTCGTCGGGCTGCACCGCGCGGCCTATCTCCTCTACTCCAACCGCCGGCGCTTCGAGTCCGGCGGCGTGCTGGTCGTCGGCCCGAGCCGCGTCTTCCTCAACTACATCGAGCGCGTGCTGCCGAGCCTCGGCGAGGAGTCGGTCACGCTGCGCTCGATGGGCTCGGTCCCCTCCGACGTGCTGGCCGTGACCGGCGAGCGCGTCGACGACGCCCCGACCGCCGCGGTGAAGGGCAGCCTGCGGATGCTGCCGGTGCTCAAGCGCCTGGTGCTCGAGCCGCTCGCCGACCAGCCGCTGGAGCTGCGCGTCGTCGTGCAGGGCCAGGTGCTCGTGCTGCGGTCGGGCCAGCTGGCGGGCATCCGCCGTGACGTGCTGTCGCACCACAAGCTCAACGCCGGCCGGGAGGCCGCGGAGAAGGCGCTGCTCAACGCGCTCTGGCGCTCGCGGCCGCGCGAGGTCGACATGGAGCGCGACGAGTTCGACGACGTGGTCACCAGCCTCGCGTCCTTCACGACGTTCGGCCACGCCTGGTGGCCCAGCGTGAGCGCGACCTCGGCGCTGCGCCGGCTCTCCGACCCGGCGCTCGCCGCACGGCTGTCGGAGGGTTCGCTGGAGCGCGCCGAGGCCGAGCTGCTCAGCGCCGGCACGGCCGACCTGGACCGGCTCGGTCCGACCGTCGCCGACGCCGCCCTCCTCGACGAGCTCGTGCACCTGCTCGGCCCGGTGCCCGCGCCGCCGGAGGAGAACGAGACCTCGCTCTTCCTCGACGCCGACTCCGAGTACGCCGAGATCGTCACGACCGCCGACCGGCTCAGCGTGCAGCGCGAGGTCGACCCCTTCGACCTCCCGCACCGCACCTACGCCCACGTGCTGATCGACGAGGCGCAGGACGTCACGCCGATGCAGTGGCGGATGCTGCGGCGCCGCGGCGCGAGCGCCAGCTGGACCATCGTCGGCGACGGCGCGCAGAGCTCCTGGCCCGACGCCGCCGAGGCCGACCGCGCCCTGCGCGAGATCATCGGCACCGCGCCGGTCCGGCGCTTCCGGATGAGCACCAACTACCGCAGCCCCGCCGAGGTCTTCGACCTCGCCTCGCGCGTCGTCGTCGAGGCCTACCCGGAGGCCGACCTGCCCACGGCGGTGCGGTCCACCGGGGTCGAGCCGCTGCTGGCGGTCGCGCAGGACCTGCGCCGCGACGTGGTCGAGCAGGTGCGCGCCCTGCTCGGGCAGGTCGACGGCACGGTCGGCGTCGTCTGCCCGCCGTCGCGCCGGGACACCGTGCTGGCCGACCTGGAGGGCGCCGCGCTCGACGGGGCGGACCGGATCGCCGTCGTGACCTCGCTGGAGTCCAAGGGCCTGGAGTACGACGGCGTCCTCGTCGTCACGCCGGACGACGTGGTGGCCGAGTCCCCCGGCGGCGTGCGCTCGCTCTACGTGTCGCTGACCCGCCCGACGCAGCGCCTCGTCACCCTCGACGAGGGCCGCCCCGGACGGTGGCGCCCGGCAGGAGCCTGAGCCCGAGGTCATCCCTACCCTCACGTGAGGGTAGAGTTCCGTCCTGCTGCCGCACCGCGCAGCCGGGCGCGCCGAGCCGCGTCCGCCCGGGCCGCGCACCGCCGCGCGGCACGAGCCCCCGCGCTCCAGCGAACCCGAACGGAACCCCGTGGCGACGTCTGCCCCTGCCCACCCAGCACCCGCGCTGCACCGTGCCCCGACCGTGCGCGAGACGCTCCGCTCGCCGCGGCGGCTGCGCACCGAGGTCCTTGCGGGCCTCGTGGTCGCGCTCGCCCTGATCCCCGAGGCGATCTCCTTCTCGATCATCGCCGGCGTCGACCCCCGGGTCGGCCTCTTCGCCTCGTTCACGATGGCGGTGACGATCTCGATCGTCGGTGGCCGCCCGGCCATGATCTCCGCGGCCACCGGCGCCGTCGCCCTCGTGATCGCCCCGCTGGTGCGCGAGCACGGCATCGACTACCTCGTCGTCACCGTGCTGCTCGCCGGCGCCCTGCAGGTCGTGCTCGGCCTGCTCGGCGTGGCCAGGCTGATGCGCTTCGTGCCACGCAGCGTGATGGTCGGCTTCGTCAACGCGCTCGCGATCCTGATCTTCACCTCGCAGCTGCCCTACCTGATCGGTGTCCCGTGGCTGGTCTACCCGCTGGTCGCCGTGGCGATCGCGGTGATCGTGCTGCTGCCGCGCGTGACGACCGTGGTGCCCGCCCCGCTCGTAGCCATCGTCCTGGTCACCGTCGCGACCGTGGTGCTCGCGCTGCGCGTGCCCAGGGTCGGCGACCAGGGTGCACTGCCCGACAGCCTCCCCTCGCTCTTCGTCCCGCACGTCCCGCTCACGCTGGAGACGCTGCGGATCGTCGCGCCGTACGCGCTCGGGGTCGCCCTGGTCGGCATCCTCGAGTCGCTGATGACGGCCAAGCTCGTCGACGAGGTCACCGACACCTCCTCGAACAAGACCCGCGAGACCTGGGGCCAGGGCGTGGCCAACCTCGTCACCGGCGCCTTCGGCGGCATGGGCGGCTGCGCCATGATCGGCCAGACCATGATCAACACCAAGGTGTCCGGCGCCCGGACCCGCATCTCCACCTTCCTCGCCGGCACCTTCCTGCTGATCCTCGTCGTGGTCCTCGGCGACGTCGTCGCGGTCATCCCGATGGCCGCGCTGGTCGCGGTCATGATCATGGTGTCGGTCGGCACCTTCGACTGGCACAGCATCCGGCCCTCGACGCTGCGCCGGATGCCGCTCAGCGCCACCGCGATCATGGTCGCGACCGTCGTCGTCACCGTCGCCACGCACAACCTCGCGTACGGGGTGCTCGTCGGCGTCGTGGTCGCCATGGTCTTCTTCGCCCGCCGCGTCGCGCACTTCACCGAGGTCGTCGACGTCGCCCACCCGGACCCCGACACCCGCGTCTACGCCGTGCGGGGCGCGCTGTTCTTCGCCTCGAGCAACGACCTGGTGACGCAGTTCGACTACAGCGGCGACCCCCAGCACGTGGTCATCGACCTCAGCGACTCCCAGATCTACGACTCCTCCACCGTGGCCGCGCTCGACTCGATCGAGCTCAAGTACCGCCAGCGCGGCAAGGACGTGGAGATCGTCGGGCTCAACGAGCCGAGCCGGGCCTGGCACACCCGCCTCACGGGGCAGCTCGGTGCCGGGCACTAGCGCGGCGGCGCCCGGGGGTCGGGAGGAGAGCGCCCACCACCTCCAGATCGGCGCCGTCGCCGAGCGCACCGGCCTGTCGATCCGGACGCTGCGGCACTACGACGAGGTGGGGCTGGTCACGCCGTCGGCCCGCACCGGCGGCGGCTTCCGGCTCTACACCGACTCCGACGTCGAACGGCTCACGACCATCCGGCGGATGAAGCCGCTCGGCTTCACCCTGGAGGAGATGAGCACGCTGCTGGCGTCCCTGGACGCCCTCGACGAGCCCACGACCGGGCCCGACGCGCGCCGGGAGGCGGAGTCGTTCGTCGCCGACTGCCACGCGCGGGCCGAGGAGAGCTGCCAGACCCTGCGGCGCCAGCTCGCGTACGCCGAGGAGTTCCGCGACCTGCTGGCCCTGCGGGAGCCGACCGGCTGAGCCTTGGTCCCGCGAGCCTCAGGCTCCGGCCGTGGCCACCTCGAAGGCGTGGTGCCGCGCCCGGACGAGCCCGTCGGCGAGGGCGCCCTGGAGCGGGGCGTCCACGTCGAGGCGGGAGACCCGAATCTCCGGCGGGGGCAGCGGCAGCCGCGCGGTGAGGACCGCGCGGATCGGATCCAGCAGCAGGTCGCCGTTGCGGCCGACACCGCCGCCCAGGATGATCAGCGGCGGGTCGAGGACGGCCACGACGGCGGTGAGCGCGAGGGCCACCCGCTCCGCCTCCCGCGCGACGACGGCGAGGGCGGCGCCGGAGCCCTGCCGCGCCGCGTCGAACACGTCGACCGCACTCGTCGCCGCCAGGCCGGCGTCCCGGGCGGCCGAGACGACCGAGGCCGAGCCGGTCAGCTCCTCCAGCCGCGTCGGCGACGAGCCGGGCGCGGCCTCGGCCGGGAGGTAGGAGATCTCCCCCGCCGCGCCCCGCGCGCCGCGCAGCAGCCGGCCCTGGTCCACGACCCCCATCCCGAGCCCGGTGCCGACGGACACGAAGACGAAGGTGGGCGCGTCGGACCCGCTCTCCCGGAGCCGCTCGAGCTCGGCCAGCGCCGCGAGGTTGATGTCGTTCTCCACGACCAACGCGCCGGGCAGCCCCTCGCGCAGCCGGGCGAGGACGGCCGGCTCCTCCCAGCCGGGCAGGTTCGGGGCGAGGCGGATCACGTCGGCGGCCGCGTCGTAGACGCCGGGGCTGCCGAGCACCGTGTGGCTCGGGACGGACGCGTCGCTCGCCGGCCCGCCCGCCAGCTCGGCGGCCAGGCGCAGGACCTGCTCGACGATGGCCTCCGCCGAACGACCGTCGGCCTCCAGCGCGCAGGCCGCACCCACCTGCCCGGTGAGGTCGACCCGGGCCGCCCGGACCCACTGCCGCCCGACGTCGACGGCGAGCGCCCCACCGGCCTGCGCCCGGACGCGGAAGAGTCGTGGCGCCCGCCCGGTGCTCCCGGTGCGCCGCCCGACCTGCTCCACGAGGCCGAGCTCCTCGAGCTCGGCCAGCGCGATCCCCACCGTCGGCTTCGACAGGCCGGTGACCCCGGCCAGCTCGGTCGCCGAGCGGTGCCCGCCCAGGGCCAGCACCTCGAAGATCACGCGCTCGTTGGCCACGCGCACGCTGCTCGTCGAGCTCACCGGCGCACCGGGCCGAGGGGTCGCCGACACCGCGTCATCTTCTCACCCGGGCCAGGGTCTTGCGCTTTGGAAGACAGTCTTACTAACGTGTCCGGCACCAGCCACCCGAGGCGCAGGAGGCACGACGATGGCCGCTCCCACGACGGCGACGACCACCGGCACGACGGGGCAGTTCCGTCGTACCGTCGGCACGGTCGGCGCCACCGCCATCAACATGACCCAGATGTGCGGCATCGGGCCGTTCGTCACGATCCCCCTGATGGTCGCGACGATGGGCGGCCCGCAGGCGATCCTCGGCTGGGTCGTCGGCGCGCTGCTGGCGCTGACCGACGGCCTCGTCTGGGCCGAGCTCGGGGCGGCGATGCCGGGCGCGGGCGGCACCTACCTCTACCTGCGCGAGGCCTTCCAGTACCGCACGGGCCGGCTGATGCCGTTCCTCTTCGTCTGGACCGCGATGATCAGCATCCCGCTGATCATGTCGACCGGCGTGATCGGGCTGGTGCAGTACCTCGGCTTCTTCTTCCCGGACATGAGCTGGCTCGCGGTGCACGCGATCGGGGTCGGCGTCGTCGCGCTCGTCATGCTCGCGCTCTTCCGCCGCATCGAGTCGATCCGGGTGATCACCACCGCGCTGTGGGTCGTCATGCTCGTCACCGTCGTGCTCACCATCGCGGCCTGCTACTCCCACTTCAGCCCCGACCTGGCCTTCGACTTCCCCGCCGGCGCCTTCCACCTGGACGGGGGCTTCTTCACCGGCCTCGGCGCCGGGCTGCTGATCGCGGTCTACGACTACCTCGGCTACAACACGACCGCGTACATGGGCGACGAGCTGAAGGACCCGGGCCGCTCGATGCCGCGCTCGATCGTCTTCTCCATCCTCGCCATGATGGTCATCTACCTGACCCTGAACGTCGGCGTCATGGGCGCGGTGCCGTGGCGGCAGGTCGCCGAGTCCGACTCGGTCGCGAGCCTGGCGGTCACGACGAACTGGGGCCACACCGCCGCCGCCGTCGTCACGGTCCTGATCATCATCACGGCCTTCGGATCGGTCTTCGCCGGCCTGCTCGGCGGCTCCCGGGTGCCGTACAACGCCGCCCGCGACCGGGTCTTCTTCCCCGTCTTCGCCCGGCTGGCCCCCAAGGGTGGCTTCCCGTACGTGGCGCTGGCCTTCATGGGTGTCGTCACCGCCCTGGGATCGCTGCTCGACCTGTCGACCGTGATCAACATGCTCACGACGGTTGCCGTCCTCGTGCAGTCCGTCGCCCAGG from Microlunatus sagamiharensis includes the following:
- a CDS encoding MerR family transcriptional regulator, whose amino-acid sequence is MPGTSAAAPGGREESAHHLQIGAVAERTGLSIRTLRHYDEVGLVTPSARTGGGFRLYTDSDVERLTTIRRMKPLGFTLEEMSTLLASLDALDEPTTGPDARREAESFVADCHARAEESCQTLRRQLAYAEEFRDLLALREPTG
- a CDS encoding FAD-dependent oxidoreductase translates to MPTSTGSLVAVVGGGLAGMAAAARLAKMGHRVRLHEATDRLGGAWAPYALAGPDAGPAPVLVDDAPAVLTFPAPWRDLFRKSGRPLEAELARAGYALAPAPPTVVHHDDGSSLALPSDRGEQQEVLLRAYGPAAAARWQHLLDSLDDVWQALRPLGLEEPWEPGSLNRDLARRLRSRRSLADLADDLGDPHLRALVRATAYRLGTTPEQAPALAAVGLLVERTFGRWQVVAERGRPLDTGRTSVLVETLAARLGLRKVEVRLGSRVEGVETADRAVTGVRTSDAGTEPADAVVLAVDPWTAASLAPAPTARSLRRSLRRASPARLPRAEHVLLEEGGSGDSPAPGQPVAEHLHLDADGRPLVVTLRRLGDRLVRTTVDHRADHLEDRPGAGLVTDGFRGWRRRPGTATPTPGLALAGAASPSGPSPWAVAQSGALAAYAVAGRRD
- a CDS encoding HelD family protein, whose amino-acid sequence is MTLLVTEARPDPLASEIAVEQAHVDLVYARLGEATRSAQQVATAGRSLHSSDRESYVREEDGTRLYERDVFAFQSAKRLAVLDAEHEGLVFGRLDRTDGEVRYVGRIGVRDEDYEPLVIDWRAPAAEPFYRATPTQPMQVVRRRVLRCQGPTVVGIEDDLLDSENADGGLVVIGEGALMAALSRARGHQMRDIVATIQAEQDEAIRAPYQGFTLISGGPGTGKTVVGLHRAAYLLYSNRRRFESGGVLVVGPSRVFLNYIERVLPSLGEESVTLRSMGSVPSDVLAVTGERVDDAPTAAVKGSLRMLPVLKRLVLEPLADQPLELRVVVQGQVLVLRSGQLAGIRRDVLSHHKLNAGREAAEKALLNALWRSRPREVDMERDEFDDVVTSLASFTTFGHAWWPSVSATSALRRLSDPALAARLSEGSLERAEAELLSAGTADLDRLGPTVADAALLDELVHLLGPVPAPPEENETSLFLDADSEYAEIVTTADRLSVQREVDPFDLPHRTYAHVLIDEAQDVTPMQWRMLRRRGASASWTIVGDGAQSSWPDAAEADRALREIIGTAPVRRFRMSTNYRSPAEVFDLASRVVVEAYPEADLPTAVRSTGVEPLLAVAQDLRRDVVEQVRALLGQVDGTVGVVCPPSRRDTVLADLEGAALDGADRIAVVTSLESKGLEYDGVLVVTPDDVVAESPGGVRSLYVSLTRPTQRLVTLDEGRPGRWRPAGA
- a CDS encoding ROK family transcriptional regulator yields the protein MSATPRPGAPVSSTSSVRVANERVIFEVLALGGHRSATELAGVTGLSKPTVGIALAELEELGLVEQVGRRTGSTGRAPRLFRVRAQAGGALAVDVGRQWVRAARVDLTGQVGAACALEADGRSAEAIVEQVLRLAAELAGGPASDASVPSHTVLGSPGVYDAAADVIRLAPNLPGWEEPAVLARLREGLPGALVVENDINLAALAELERLRESGSDAPTFVFVSVGTGLGMGVVDQGRLLRGARGAAGEISYLPAEAAPGSSPTRLEELTGSASVVSAARDAGLAATSAVDVFDAARQGSGAALAVVAREAERVALALTAVVAVLDPPLIILGGGVGRNGDLLLDPIRAVLTARLPLPPPEIRVSRLDVDAPLQGALADGLVRARHHAFEVATAGA
- a CDS encoding SulP family inorganic anion transporter, which gives rise to MRETLRSPRRLRTEVLAGLVVALALIPEAISFSIIAGVDPRVGLFASFTMAVTISIVGGRPAMISAATGAVALVIAPLVREHGIDYLVVTVLLAGALQVVLGLLGVARLMRFVPRSVMVGFVNALAILIFTSQLPYLIGVPWLVYPLVAVAIAVIVLLPRVTTVVPAPLVAIVLVTVATVVLALRVPRVGDQGALPDSLPSLFVPHVPLTLETLRIVAPYALGVALVGILESLMTAKLVDEVTDTSSNKTRETWGQGVANLVTGAFGGMGGCAMIGQTMINTKVSGARTRISTFLAGTFLLILVVVLGDVVAVIPMAALVAVMIMVSVGTFDWHSIRPSTLRRMPLSATAIMVATVVVTVATHNLAYGVLVGVVVAMVFFARRVAHFTEVVDVAHPDPDTRVYAVRGALFFASSNDLVTQFDYSGDPQHVVIDLSDSQIYDSSTVAALDSIELKYRQRGKDVEIVGLNEPSRAWHTRLTGQLGAGH
- a CDS encoding APC family permease, which encodes MAAPTTATTTGTTGQFRRTVGTVGATAINMTQMCGIGPFVTIPLMVATMGGPQAILGWVVGALLALTDGLVWAELGAAMPGAGGTYLYLREAFQYRTGRLMPFLFVWTAMISIPLIMSTGVIGLVQYLGFFFPDMSWLAVHAIGVGVVALVMLALFRRIESIRVITTALWVVMLVTVVLTIAACYSHFSPDLAFDFPAGAFHLDGGFFTGLGAGLLIAVYDYLGYNTTAYMGDELKDPGRSMPRSIVFSILAMMVIYLTLNVGVMGAVPWRQVAESDSVASLAVTTNWGHTAAAVVTVLIIITAFGSVFAGLLGGSRVPYNAARDRVFFPVFARLAPKGGFPYVALAFMGVVTALGSLLDLSTVINMLTTVAVLVQSVAQVVALTVLRRRQPGLRRPYRQWLYPVPSLIALVGWVYVYFSATTLSILLSLGWIVVGVVAFLVWARVRRSWPFAPVEVHEAYLEAQERGATTPGGDPAQPSAVTA